One bacterium genomic window carries:
- a CDS encoding M48 family metallopeptidase, with product MYEEISRNKRNSLLLIAVFCLVVMGIGYLVSAATGSPAFLAAAFVFAVVFSLNGYYFGDRMVLLASRAREADPVQYRQLYNVVEELTLASGLPMPKLYIIADDDAPNAFATGRDPEHASIAVTTALLERLNREELQGVLAHELSHVGNRDILFATLVGVLVGIIALLCDFFLRYTFWGGGGRRNRSGGGGGGNTLILVAALVLAVLAPIAAKLIQLAISRQREYLADAAGAKMTRNPEGLARALEKIALSPGKLEAANRATQHLYFVNPMMGLKGKQLSGLFSTHPPVEERIKRLRGL from the coding sequence ATGTACGAGGAAATTTCCCGGAATAAGCGTAATTCCCTGCTCCTGATCGCCGTTTTCTGCCTGGTGGTGATGGGCATCGGCTACCTGGTGAGCGCCGCCACGGGTTCGCCCGCGTTTCTGGCGGCGGCGTTCGTCTTCGCGGTGGTTTTCTCCCTCAACGGCTACTATTTCGGAGACCGGATGGTTCTCCTGGCCAGCCGCGCCCGCGAGGCCGATCCCGTACAGTACCGCCAGCTCTACAACGTGGTGGAGGAACTGACCCTGGCCTCGGGGCTGCCGATGCCCAAACTCTACATTATCGCGGACGACGACGCCCCCAACGCCTTCGCCACCGGCCGGGATCCGGAGCACGCTTCCATCGCGGTCACCACCGCTCTGCTGGAGCGGCTCAACCGCGAGGAACTCCAGGGCGTCCTGGCTCACGAACTCAGCCATGTCGGAAACCGCGACATTCTTTTCGCCACCCTGGTCGGCGTTCTGGTGGGAATCATCGCCCTGCTCTGCGATTTTTTCCTGCGCTATACCTTCTGGGGCGGCGGCGGCCGGAGGAACCGATCCGGGGGCGGAGGCGGAGGCAACACCCTCATTCTCGTCGCCGCCCTGGTCCTGGCGGTCCTGGCCCCGATCGCGGCCAAGCTGATCCAGCTGGCGATATCGCGGCAGCGTGAGTATCTGGCCGACGCCGCGGGGGCGAAAATGACCCGCAACCCCGAAGGGCTGGCGCGGGCGCTGGAAAAGATTGCCCTTTCGCCCGGAAAGCTGGAGGCGGCCAACCGGGCCACTCAGCACCTTTACTTCGTCAACCCGATGATGGGGCTGAAGGGAAAACAACTGTCGGGCCTTTTCAGCACCCACCCCCCGGTAGAGGAAAGGATCAAGCGGCTCCGCGGACTCTAA